One Clostridium estertheticum DNA segment encodes these proteins:
- the prdB gene encoding D-proline reductase (dithiol) protein PrdB encodes MSLTTVKGLQSEIFVPITPPPVWTPVTKPLNEMRIAFATAAGVHLKTDKRFNLAGDFTFRAVPGDVNSHDLMVSHGGYDNGDVNKDINCMFPIDRLRELAAEGFIKEVAPMHYGFMGGGGNQDKFKNETGPAIAKLLKDEGVDAVVLTAGUGTCHRSAVLVQRAIEESGIPTIVIAALPPVVRQSGTPRAVAPLVPMGANAGAPNDKEMQTGILKATLEQLIAIPSAGKIVSLPFEYAAKV; translated from the coding sequence ATGAGTTTAACAACCGTTAAAGGGTTACAATCAGAAATATTTGTACCAATTACACCACCACCAGTTTGGACACCGGTAACAAAACCATTAAATGAAATGAGAATTGCTTTTGCAACTGCAGCAGGAGTACATTTAAAAACAGACAAGAGATTTAATTTAGCAGGAGATTTTACATTTAGAGCAGTTCCAGGAGATGTAAATTCTCATGATTTAATGGTATCCCATGGTGGATATGATAATGGAGACGTTAATAAAGATATAAATTGTATGTTCCCTATTGATAGATTAAGAGAACTTGCAGCTGAAGGCTTTATAAAAGAAGTTGCTCCAATGCATTATGGATTTATGGGTGGTGGCGGAAACCAAGATAAGTTTAAAAATGAAACTGGTCCTGCTATTGCAAAGTTACTAAAAGATGAAGGCGTAGACGCAGTAGTCTTAACAGCTGGCTGAGGAACTTGTCATCGTTCTGCTGTACTTGTACAGAGAGCGATAGAGGAATCAGGGATTCCTACGATAGTTATTGCAGCATTACCACCAGTAGTTAGACAATCCGGAACACCAAGAGCGGTTGCACCACTTGTTCCAATGGGAGCAAATGCTGGAGCACCAAATGATAAAGAAATGCAAACAGGCATATTAAAAGCTACTTTGGAACAGCTTATAGCGATACCATCAGCTGGAAAAATTGTTTCATTACCTTTTGAGTACGCAGCAAAAGTTTAA
- a CDS encoding proline racemase gives MKAMRMINAVDSHTMGEPTRIITGGVPVIPGNTMPEKKEYLEKHLDYLRTAIMLEPRGHNDMFGSIITSPTMPEADLGIIFMDGGGYLNMCGHGSIGAATVIVETGMVPMVEPYTNLALEAPAGLVKAKVKVENGRVKEVSIANVPSFLYKENVELDVPEIGKITFDISFGGSFFALIKSSDLGIDICPENANKLCEVGMKILHAINENVSVQHPLLPHINTVDLVEIYGPAKNPKATLQNVVIFGQGQVDRSPCGTGTSAKLAYLYAKGHLKQNEEFIYESIIGTMFKGKVLSEVQVGEFKGVIPEITGSAYITGFNQFVIDEEDPLKYGFTL, from the coding sequence ATGAAAGCAATGAGAATGATTAATGCGGTAGATTCACATACTATGGGAGAACCAACAAGAATTATAACTGGTGGCGTCCCGGTAATTCCAGGAAATACTATGCCTGAAAAGAAAGAATACTTGGAAAAACATCTGGATTATTTGAGAACAGCAATTATGCTTGAACCAAGAGGCCATAATGATATGTTTGGATCCATTATTACTTCACCAACAATGCCAGAAGCAGATTTAGGAATTATTTTTATGGATGGTGGTGGATATTTAAACATGTGCGGTCATGGTTCTATTGGAGCTGCAACGGTAATAGTAGAAACTGGCATGGTTCCTATGGTAGAACCTTACACGAACCTAGCTTTAGAAGCGCCAGCAGGGCTAGTTAAAGCAAAAGTAAAAGTAGAAAATGGAAGAGTAAAAGAAGTTTCTATTGCAAATGTACCTTCTTTTCTTTATAAAGAAAATGTAGAACTAGATGTTCCTGAAATAGGAAAAATTACTTTTGATATTTCTTTTGGTGGAAGTTTCTTTGCACTTATTAAATCTTCTGACTTAGGGATTGATATTTGTCCAGAAAATGCAAATAAATTATGCGAAGTAGGGATGAAAATTTTACATGCAATTAATGAAAATGTTTCCGTACAACACCCATTACTTCCACATATAAACACAGTGGATTTAGTTGAAATATACGGACCTGCTAAAAATCCGAAGGCTACTCTTCAAAATGTAGTAATATTTGGGCAAGGACAAGTGGATAGATCACCTTGTGGAACAGGAACAAGTGCTAAACTTGCATATTTATATGCAAAAGGACATTTGAAACAAAATGAAGAATTTATATATGAGAGTATTATTGGAACTATGTTTAAAGGAAAAGTACTTTCAGAAGTGCAAGTAGGCGAATTCAAAGGTGTCATTCCTGAAATAACTGGTAGTGCATATATCACTGGATTTAATCAATTTGTTATTGATGAAGAAGATCCCTTAAAATATGGATTTACACTGTAG
- a CDS encoding sulfite exporter TauE/SafE family protein: MLIAVLSALGLLTLYFAIIFIKDYMLASKEGRLEKPSFFATGAVGFATNFFDTLGIGSFAPTTALLKQFKLTNDRTIPGTLNVSCTIPVVLEAFIFITVIKVDPITLIGMLFAATVGAIVGAGFVAKLDVKKIQLAMGVALLVVAFIMLAQQLKMFPSGGDAIGLSGAKLIIAIIANFILGALMTLGIGLYAPCMALVFALGLSPTIAFPIMMGSCAFLMPAASVKFVKEGAYDRKASMAITIFGVIAVLIAAYIVKSLPLDILKWLVIVVIIYTSAMMFKSYSKPVEIKA, encoded by the coding sequence ATGTTAATTGCCGTACTATCAGCACTAGGTCTTTTAACCCTTTATTTTGCAATTATTTTTATTAAGGATTACATGCTAGCTTCAAAGGAAGGTAGACTTGAAAAACCTAGTTTTTTTGCTACAGGAGCTGTAGGGTTTGCTACAAATTTCTTTGATACACTAGGTATTGGTAGTTTTGCACCTACAACTGCATTACTAAAACAATTTAAACTTACAAATGACAGAACAATACCAGGAACATTAAATGTATCTTGCACAATTCCAGTAGTATTAGAAGCATTTATTTTTATTACAGTTATAAAGGTTGATCCAATTACACTTATTGGTATGCTTTTCGCAGCAACAGTAGGAGCAATCGTTGGAGCAGGATTTGTTGCTAAGCTTGATGTAAAGAAAATACAATTGGCAATGGGAGTTGCATTACTAGTTGTAGCATTTATTATGTTAGCGCAACAATTAAAAATGTTTCCTTCTGGTGGAGACGCAATTGGTCTTTCTGGAGCAAAACTAATAATCGCTATTATAGCTAACTTTATTCTTGGAGCGTTAATGACTCTTGGAATAGGTCTTTATGCTCCATGTATGGCACTTGTATTTGCACTTGGATTAAGCCCAACAATTGCATTTCCAATTATGATGGGTTCTTGTGCATTCTTAATGCCAGCAGCCTCCGTTAAATTTGTTAAAGAAGGAGCTTATGACAGAAAAGCTTCTATGGCAATAACAATATTTGGAGTAATTGCAGTACTTATAGCAGCATATATTGTTAAATCATTACCACTTGATATATTGAAATGGCTTGTTATTGTGGTTATCATTTATACATCTGCTATGATGTTTAAATCTTATTCAAAACCAGTTGAAATAAAAGCATAA
- a CDS encoding M28 family metallopeptidase, translating to MKKLICSCFLTLCLLLVFYSSHIYYTLYRFNPTNVYQNIKYISSDHFKGRLPGTLENAEIATYINSEFKNNGLKPYKGSEFQSFKVLYPKKINKSPYLKVLDSKGRVVKDFVYSVDFKEDMLNFKINNLTFVKSNINAIKENSLVVNTIDGPFLFFVPPASDLSFRSSFMYDSNYNMYIMITKETLASLKDLLDKNFAIDCFIPYEVSQTNVNNVMGYLEGKDTTAPPIIVSAHFDHLGTDLNGTIYSGALDNASGLSFMLEMSKYLTSLGKPDRSILFLGFNAEEFGCLGSNAFITEYKDDIQRCKVFNFDMIGSNNAVPLCIMGGNKDTDKTPFIKSVSITCKTEKIFFDYLFEDASDHEGFRKRNIDAITFCDNDITRIHTPQDTFENISLDSIERCYDVASKEIVKYTFKDNLLIIYYKECTVISITLILIFSLIYKKKNK from the coding sequence ATGAAAAAGTTAATATGTTCTTGTTTCTTAACCCTTTGTCTTTTATTAGTCTTTTATAGTTCACATATATATTATACCCTATATAGATTCAATCCTACAAATGTGTACCAAAATATAAAATATATCTCTTCAGACCATTTTAAAGGTAGGCTTCCTGGCACCTTAGAAAACGCAGAAATAGCTACTTATATTAACTCTGAATTTAAAAATAACGGATTAAAACCATATAAAGGAAGTGAATTTCAAAGCTTTAAAGTACTATATCCTAAGAAAATTAATAAAAGTCCATATTTAAAAGTATTGGATAGCAAGGGTAGAGTAGTAAAAGATTTTGTTTATAGTGTGGATTTTAAAGAAGATATGTTAAACTTTAAAATTAATAATTTAACCTTCGTAAAAAGTAATATAAATGCAATAAAAGAAAACTCTCTTGTAGTTAACACTATTGATGGGCCCTTCCTATTCTTTGTTCCTCCCGCCAGCGACTTATCCTTTAGAAGTTCCTTTATGTATGATTCTAATTATAACATGTATATTATGATTACTAAAGAAACACTAGCATCACTTAAAGATTTATTAGATAAGAATTTTGCTATTGATTGCTTTATTCCCTATGAGGTCTCACAAACCAATGTAAATAACGTTATGGGCTATTTAGAAGGCAAGGATACCACTGCTCCACCAATAATTGTCTCAGCACACTTTGACCATTTAGGTACGGATTTAAATGGCACTATATATAGTGGAGCTCTAGATAATGCATCAGGTCTATCCTTCATGCTAGAAATGAGTAAGTATTTAACTTCACTTGGCAAACCAGACAGAAGCATTCTTTTCTTAGGCTTTAACGCAGAAGAGTTCGGATGCCTCGGCTCAAACGCTTTTATTACGGAATATAAAGACGATATACAACGCTGCAAAGTATTTAATTTTGACATGATTGGAAGTAATAACGCTGTTCCCCTATGCATCATGGGTGGAAATAAAGATACAGATAAAACGCCTTTCATAAAATCAGTTTCAATCACTTGCAAAACAGAAAAAATATTTTTCGATTATCTTTTTGAAGATGCTAGTGACCATGAAGGCTTTAGGAAAAGAAATATTGATGCTATAACCTTCTGTGACAATGATATAACTCGAATACACACTCCACAAGACACCTTCGAAAATATAAGTTTAGATTCTATAGAAAGATGCTACGACGTTGCCTCTAAGGAGATTGTAAAATATACTTTTAAGGATAATTTACTTATTATATATTATAAAGAATGCACCGTAATTTCTATAACTTTAATCCTAATATTTTCTTTAATTTATAAGAAAAAGAACAAATAG
- a CDS encoding Tex family protein, translated as MKNIEGRLISEFGITKEQSENVIQLLDEGNTVPFIARYRKERTGGLDDIVLRNFTERLIYLRNLEERKADVLRIIGEQENLTEEIENSIRKCETLTEIEDIYRPFKPKKRTRATIAIEKGLKPLAEIIFSGDFKGDINEYAKKFISEEKVVNNALEALQGAGDIISEMISDEADYRKWIRALVHNQGMVETKGASEDTTPFEMYYEYKEGVRSIPPHRILAINRGENSKILSVKIKADNDKIIEYLKVRCLKGNNETDKYIELSIVDSVKRLIFPSIEREIRSELTEKGEIGAIEIFKANLKALLMQSPIKGKVVLGFDPGFRTGCKIAVLDDTGKVLDIATVYATAGSKDGVQKSIGIIKALVNKHNVEVISLGNGTASRESEEILAQIIKELKEECSKDLYYVIVSEAGASVYSASELASKEYPDIDVSIRGAISIGRRLQDPLVELVKIDPKAIGVGQYQHDVTPKKLDESLKGVVEDCVNAVGVDLNIATPSLLSYISGINAAIAQNIVAYREENGKFVARKELLKVKRLGAKAYEQCAGFLRVMESKEFLDNTSVHPESYNATKQLLDLLEYKKEDLRSLNFKDMDERVKTINLNELAEKLEIGVPTLRDIIKEIKKPGRDPREELPKPLLKTGVVQMSHLKPGMKLMGTVRNVSDFGAFVDIGVHQDGLVHISQLADKFVKHPLDVVTVGDIVEVSVLEVDEKRKRISLSMKNN; from the coding sequence ATGAAAAACATAGAAGGTAGATTAATTAGTGAATTTGGAATTACAAAAGAGCAATCGGAGAATGTAATCCAGTTATTAGATGAAGGGAATACAGTCCCTTTTATAGCTAGATATAGAAAAGAAAGAACTGGGGGACTTGATGATATAGTACTCAGAAATTTCACGGAGAGACTTATATATCTTAGAAATTTAGAAGAAAGAAAAGCAGATGTACTACGTATTATTGGAGAACAAGAAAACCTAACAGAGGAAATTGAAAATTCAATAAGAAAGTGTGAAACTCTTACAGAAATAGAGGATATTTATAGACCTTTTAAGCCTAAGAAAAGAACTAGAGCCACCATAGCAATAGAAAAAGGGTTAAAGCCTCTTGCTGAAATTATTTTCAGTGGCGATTTTAAAGGGGATATAAATGAATATGCGAAGAAATTCATAAGTGAAGAAAAAGTAGTGAACAATGCTTTGGAAGCGCTTCAAGGTGCTGGTGATATTATAAGTGAGATGATTTCAGATGAAGCTGATTATAGAAAGTGGATTAGGGCACTGGTGCATAATCAAGGAATGGTAGAAACTAAGGGCGCAAGTGAAGATACTACCCCTTTTGAAATGTATTATGAGTATAAAGAAGGAGTTAGGTCTATTCCACCACATAGAATTCTTGCTATAAATAGAGGTGAAAATAGCAAGATACTTTCTGTAAAAATTAAAGCTGATAATGATAAGATAATTGAGTACTTAAAAGTTAGATGCTTAAAGGGAAATAATGAAACAGATAAATATATAGAGTTAAGTATAGTTGATTCTGTAAAAAGACTTATATTCCCCTCAATTGAAAGAGAAATAAGGTCAGAGCTCACAGAAAAAGGTGAAATAGGAGCTATTGAAATATTTAAAGCTAATTTGAAGGCTCTCTTAATGCAATCCCCTATAAAAGGGAAGGTAGTGCTTGGATTTGACCCTGGGTTTAGAACTGGGTGCAAAATAGCAGTGCTAGATGATACTGGGAAGGTTTTAGATATAGCTACGGTATATGCTACTGCAGGTAGTAAGGATGGGGTTCAAAAATCCATAGGTATTATTAAAGCATTAGTAAATAAGCACAATGTAGAAGTGATATCCTTAGGTAATGGAACCGCTAGTCGAGAGTCCGAAGAAATTTTAGCTCAGATAATTAAAGAACTAAAAGAGGAATGCTCAAAAGACCTTTACTACGTTATAGTTTCAGAAGCGGGTGCTTCAGTATATTCAGCTTCCGAGCTTGCATCAAAAGAATATCCAGACATAGATGTATCTATTAGAGGAGCTATTTCTATAGGACGAAGACTTCAAGATCCCTTAGTGGAGCTTGTAAAAATTGATCCTAAAGCTATTGGAGTTGGACAATACCAACATGATGTAACGCCTAAAAAGCTTGATGAATCCTTAAAAGGAGTAGTTGAAGATTGTGTTAATGCTGTTGGAGTAGATCTTAATATTGCAACGCCTTCTTTACTCTCTTATATATCAGGGATAAATGCTGCTATAGCTCAAAATATTGTAGCATATAGAGAAGAAAATGGTAAATTTGTAGCTAGAAAAGAATTATTAAAAGTTAAAAGATTAGGTGCAAAGGCATATGAGCAATGCGCGGGATTTTTAAGAGTTATGGAGAGTAAAGAGTTTTTAGATAATACTTCAGTTCATCCTGAGTCATATAATGCTACAAAACAGTTATTGGATTTATTAGAGTATAAAAAAGAAGATCTTAGATCACTAAATTTTAAAGATATGGATGAGCGAGTTAAAACTATCAATCTAAATGAGCTGGCAGAAAAATTAGAAATAGGTGTTCCAACTCTTAGAGATATTATTAAAGAGATTAAAAAGCCAGGTAGAGACCCGAGAGAGGAATTACCTAAGCCACTATTAAAAACAGGCGTAGTTCAAATGTCCCATCTTAAACCAGGCATGAAACTTATGGGGACTGTTAGAAATGTATCTGATTTTGGAGCCTTTGTAGATATTGGAGTTCATCAAGATGGTTTAGTACATATAAGCCAGTTAGCAGATAAATTTGTAAAGCATCCATTGGATGTAGTAACAGTTGGAGATATAGTAGAAGTTAGTGTTCTAGAAGTCGATGAGAAAAGAAAAAGAATATCATTATCTATGAAAAATAATTAA
- a CDS encoding ECF transporter S component, translating to MRDEKLVKLIKISLLSVMAFLLMYIELPIPIFPEFLKIDISDLPALLGAFALGPIAGVVIELFKNILHGMLAGKTAFVGELANFLVGSSLVLVSGYIYKARKSKGGAIVALLLGVVCMSIFAGILNYFVILPLYESVLGFPVDVVVGMGTKINHKIVDLNSFIIWSIIPFNFIKGIVVSSVTLALYKSVSPILHKENVESKYKNRQGNY from the coding sequence ATGAGAGACGAAAAACTTGTTAAACTTATTAAAATTTCACTTTTATCTGTTATGGCTTTTCTTTTGATGTATATTGAATTACCAATACCTATATTTCCGGAATTCTTAAAAATTGATATCAGCGATCTGCCAGCACTTCTAGGTGCATTTGCATTAGGGCCAATAGCAGGGGTTGTTATTGAACTTTTTAAAAATATATTACACGGAATGCTAGCAGGAAAAACGGCTTTTGTGGGAGAACTTGCAAACTTTCTTGTAGGCTCAAGTTTAGTATTAGTTTCTGGATATATATATAAGGCTCGTAAAAGTAAAGGTGGAGCAATTGTTGCATTATTACTCGGAGTAGTTTGTATGTCAATTTTTGCAGGAATACTGAACTATTTTGTTATTCTTCCGCTGTATGAAAGCGTATTAGGATTCCCAGTAGATGTAGTGGTAGGAATGGGAACAAAAATAAATCATAAGATTGTTGATTTAAATTCCTTTATTATTTGGTCAATTATTCCTTTCAATTTTATTAAAGGAATAGTAGTATCATCAGTAACACTAGCATTATATAAAAGTGTTTCTCCTATACTTCATAAAGAAAATGTAGAGAGCAAATACAAAAACAGACAAGGTAATTATTAA
- the rimI gene encoding ribosomal protein S18-alanine N-acetyltransferase, producing the protein MNSDFKISPMDSSSIKSILNISELSFPISWSLESLQSELDNKFAKYVVLKKGDSIVGYGGMWIIIDEAHITNVAIHPNARGHGGGDLIVEALFRICRKQKVTAITLEVRSSNFQAINLYEKHGFEKVSIRPHYYEDNNEDAVIMWNRNL; encoded by the coding sequence ATGAATAGTGATTTTAAAATTTCCCCAATGGATAGTTCATCTATTAAATCTATCCTCAATATTAGTGAACTAAGCTTCCCTATTTCCTGGAGTTTAGAATCTCTCCAAAGTGAGTTAGATAATAAATTTGCTAAATATGTAGTACTCAAGAAGGGCGATTCTATAGTAGGTTATGGTGGTATGTGGATAATTATAGATGAAGCCCACATTACCAATGTTGCAATTCATCCTAATGCCCGCGGCCATGGTGGTGGAGATCTAATTGTAGAAGCCTTGTTCAGAATTTGCAGAAAGCAAAAGGTTACAGCAATAACCTTAGAAGTTAGAAGTTCAAATTTTCAAGCTATAAATTTATATGAAAAACACGGCTTTGAAAAGGTAAGCATTAGACCTCATTATTATGAAGACAATAATGAAGATGCAGTAATTATGTGGAATCGTAACCTATAG
- the tsaB gene encoding tRNA (adenosine(37)-N6)-threonylcarbamoyltransferase complex dimerization subunit type 1 TsaB, whose amino-acid sequence MRILSIDSATAAATCAILEDDNVLSEITFNYKKQHSLILMPIIDELFNNTGMCIGDIDAFVASKGPGSFTGLRIGLATIKGLSQGTRKPFVTVSTLDSLAYNLAYTDGIVCPILDALRDNVYTALYTFNNCELNRITDYINISIDELITMLKEKNCNITFVGDGVPKFKEKLIAHLPNISFAPAHLNLAKASSLGELGLKLLSKGTFDDLYASVPIYLRKPQAEREYEEKMGLIKNE is encoded by the coding sequence ATGAGGATTTTAAGCATAGATTCTGCAACCGCTGCAGCAACTTGCGCCATCCTTGAGGATGACAATGTGCTTTCTGAGATAACTTTTAACTATAAAAAACAACATTCTCTAATACTTATGCCTATAATCGATGAATTATTTAATAATACTGGAATGTGCATAGGTGATATAGATGCGTTTGTGGCCTCAAAGGGGCCTGGTTCTTTTACAGGTCTTAGAATAGGGCTTGCTACCATTAAGGGGCTTAGTCAGGGTACCAGGAAGCCCTTTGTAACTGTTTCTACCTTAGATTCTTTAGCTTATAACTTAGCATATACGGATGGCATTGTCTGTCCTATACTAGATGCACTAAGGGATAATGTTTATACAGCCTTATATACTTTTAATAATTGTGAGCTTAACCGCATCACTGACTATATAAATATTTCAATAGATGAATTAATAACTATGCTTAAAGAGAAAAATTGCAATATTACTTTTGTAGGAGATGGAGTTCCAAAATTTAAAGAAAAACTTATAGCACATTTGCCTAATATAAGCTTCGCGCCAGCGCATTTAAATTTAGCTAAGGCCTCATCCCTAGGAGAATTAGGTCTTAAGCTATTATCTAAGGGAACTTTCGATGATTTATATGCATCAGTACCTATTTACCTTCGAAAACCCCAAGCAGAGCGGGAGTATGAAGAAAAAATGGGGCTGATTAAAAATGAATAG
- the tsaE gene encoding tRNA (adenosine(37)-N6)-threonylcarbamoyltransferase complex ATPase subunit type 1 TsaE, protein MEFVVTTVEETYKIGKRIGELVNSGDIICLIGDLGTGKTHLAKGIAKGLGIEDHVTSPTFTIVNEYTGRLKLYHFDVYRVNDPDEIEAIGFDEYIFSDAVSIIEWANYIEELIPSNNLTIIIEKLPESGDNYRKINMKYSDKRYDYIKEMKI, encoded by the coding sequence ATGGAATTTGTAGTAACTACAGTAGAAGAAACTTATAAAATAGGGAAACGAATAGGTGAACTTGTAAATTCAGGTGATATAATCTGCTTAATTGGTGACCTAGGCACTGGAAAAACTCATTTAGCAAAGGGAATTGCCAAAGGCTTAGGTATTGAAGATCATGTAACAAGCCCTACTTTTACAATTGTAAATGAATATACAGGTCGTTTAAAATTATACCATTTTGATGTATACAGGGTAAATGATCCAGACGAAATAGAAGCCATAGGCTTTGATGAATATATATTTAGTGATGCAGTTAGTATTATTGAATGGGCTAATTATATTGAGGAATTGATTCCATCAAATAATTTAACCATTATCATAGAAAAGCTTCCCGAATCTGGAGATAACTATAGAAAGATTAATATGAAATACTCGGATAAAAGATATGATTATATAAAGGAGATGAAAATATGA
- a CDS encoding CBS domain-containing protein: MFVNNLMLLKEKLITVTPKVTIGKALEIMDENNFLSIPVAEGNKFIGSISKERIYTYYYENCLDKKCLLSDFVVENVMRTDVPLINPMQQAEEAAHFLETRSVSFVAVVDNNGEFKGIVTHHAIFHQFTELFGLNKGKRLAVIAYDIQGQLSKLSKIITENKGDIISFVVIDPKSLTEVKEMVIRLETENFDEIVSKVKAAGFKVE; encoded by the coding sequence ATGTTTGTTAATAATTTGATGCTATTAAAAGAAAAACTAATTACGGTAACACCAAAGGTTACAATAGGTAAAGCTTTAGAAATTATGGATGAAAATAATTTTTTATCAATTCCTGTGGCGGAGGGTAATAAATTCATTGGATCAATTTCAAAAGAAAGAATATATACTTATTATTATGAAAATTGTCTTGATAAGAAATGCTTGTTATCTGATTTCGTAGTTGAAAACGTTATGAGGACTGATGTACCTCTTATTAATCCAATGCAGCAAGCAGAAGAAGCAGCACATTTTTTAGAGACAAGAAGTGTTTCATTTGTTGCTGTAGTAGATAACAATGGTGAGTTTAAGGGCATAGTTACACATCATGCTATATTTCATCAATTTACTGAGCTATTTGGGCTTAATAAAGGAAAACGCTTAGCTGTTATAGCCTATGATATTCAAGGCCAGCTTTCTAAGCTTTCAAAAATAATAACTGAAAACAAAGGGGATATAATTAGCTTTGTAGTTATTGATCCGAAAAGTCTTACTGAGGTTAAAGAAATGGTTATAAGACTCGAGACTGAAAATTTCGATGAGATCGTTTCAAAAGTTAAGGCGGCAGGTTTTAAAGTGGAATAA
- a CDS encoding NAD(P)/FAD-dependent oxidoreductase, whose amino-acid sequence MQQYDIVVIGGGPAGLAAAISAKEQYEGKILILERENQLGGTINQCIHDGFGLNTFSENLTGPEFVQKFIDKVNKLGISYKLDTMVLNLSDSKEINAVNAYDGIFKIRAKAIIIATGCRERPRGSSNLAGSTCAGIYTVGSAQKFVNIEGFMPGKQIIILGTGDIALIMASRLAIEGANVKAVVESKDFIDAVDKKLGDSLNDFNIQLRTKQKITAIKGEGRIEGVTLAKLDNNNEVISGSEEYISCDALLLSVKLYPDNELAKQAKIEIDLSTGQILLNEKLQTNIAGIFACGNVAMGYDFSESVIKQSQNIGIATTKYLKNYKG is encoded by the coding sequence ATGCAGCAATATGACATAGTAGTAATCGGAGGAGGTCCGGCAGGCCTTGCAGCTGCTATTTCAGCTAAGGAACAATATGAAGGTAAAATTTTGATTTTAGAAAGGGAAAATCAATTAGGAGGAACAATAAATCAGTGTATCCATGATGGGTTTGGTCTGAATACTTTTAGCGAAAACTTGACTGGACCAGAATTTGTACAGAAATTTATAGATAAAGTTAATAAGCTAGGTATTTCATATAAATTAGATACTATGGTTTTAAATTTAAGTGATTCTAAAGAAATTAATGCAGTGAATGCTTATGACGGAATCTTTAAAATAAGGGCTAAAGCTATAATAATTGCCACCGGGTGTAGAGAGAGACCAAGAGGGTCTTCTAATCTAGCCGGTAGCACCTGTGCTGGTATATACACCGTAGGCTCCGCGCAAAAATTTGTAAATATAGAAGGATTTATGCCAGGAAAACAAATAATCATACTAGGTACAGGAGATATTGCATTAATAATGGCAAGTAGACTCGCCATCGAGGGAGCTAATGTTAAAGCTGTAGTTGAAAGTAAAGATTTTATTGATGCAGTTGATAAAAAACTAGGGGATTCCCTTAATGATTTTAATATACAATTAAGAACAAAGCAAAAGATCACTGCCATTAAAGGTGAAGGTAGAATCGAAGGCGTTACTTTAGCAAAGCTAGATAATAATAATGAAGTTATTAGTGGTAGCGAAGAATACATTTCTTGTGATGCATTACTTTTATCTGTAAAATTATATCCAGACAATGAACTCGCAAAGCAAGCAAAAATTGAAATTGATTTATCCACGGGACAAATTTTATTAAATGAAAAATTACAAACTAATATAGCGGGTATTTTTGCTTGTGGAAATGTAGCTATGGGGTACGACTTTTCTGAAAGTGTGATAAAGCAAAGCCAAAACATAGGTATAGCTACTACGAAATACTTAAAGAATTATAAGGGTTAG